From a region of the Methanoculleus receptaculi genome:
- the tnpB gene encoding IS200/IS605 family element RNA-guided endonuclease TnpB produces MLQAYKYRMYPSREQVTLLMKHIHACRFVYNHSLEQKIKAYEQDGQKLSCFDLNNRLPALKEEYPWLKEVNSQSLQSANKNLDNAFTRFFREKKEFPRFKSKKNPVRSFQVPQHYHVNFDQRTIKFPKIGEVKTVFHRIFTGKMKYATVSVTSTGKWFVSILVDDEEPEPKPVPFTSDTTVGIDVGLTDFATFSTGEKIENPRYLKTSLQRLKVLQRRVSRKKKGSKNQEKAIRKLARCHEKVANQRNDFLHKISFRVVSENQAIAVESLNVGGMMKNHCLAQGIGDVSWSTFFTMLDYKCRKYGKTLLKIGRFDPSSKICNNCGYLERDLALSEREWVCPVCDTHHDRDINAAINIKKFALQEQNLVGVSGAGRTVEPVDSLPVGRRMKQEATPERRVVVH; encoded by the coding sequence ATGCTCCAAGCCTACAAGTATCGGATGTATCCTTCAAGAGAGCAAGTCACGCTCCTCATGAAGCACATCCATGCCTGTCGGTTTGTGTACAACCATTCTCTGGAACAGAAGATCAAAGCATACGAACAAGATGGCCAAAAACTCTCTTGCTTCGACTTGAACAATCGTCTTCCTGCCCTCAAGGAAGAATATCCGTGGCTCAAGGAAGTCAACTCGCAGTCGCTCCAGAGTGCAAACAAGAACCTCGACAACGCTTTCACCCGGTTCTTCAGGGAGAAGAAGGAATTCCCCCGGTTCAAGTCAAAGAAGAACCCTGTACGGTCTTTTCAGGTACCACAACATTACCATGTGAATTTTGACCAGAGGACGATCAAATTCCCTAAGATCGGTGAGGTTAAGACCGTCTTCCACCGAATCTTCACTGGGAAGATGAAGTATGCCACGGTGTCTGTAACATCGACGGGAAAATGGTTTGTCAGCATCCTTGTCGACGACGAGGAACCTGAGCCTAAACCTGTACCGTTCACATCTGACACGACGGTCGGGATTGATGTTGGCTTAACCGACTTCGCAACCTTCTCCACTGGAGAGAAGATTGAGAACCCCCGATACCTGAAGACCTCCCTCCAGCGGTTGAAAGTGTTGCAAAGGCGAGTGTCACGGAAGAAAAAGGGGTCAAAGAACCAAGAGAAGGCGATCCGGAAACTTGCCCGGTGCCATGAAAAAGTCGCCAACCAAAGAAACGATTTCCTGCACAAAATCTCTTTTCGAGTTGTGAGCGAGAACCAAGCTATTGCAGTGGAGTCGTTGAATGTTGGCGGGATGATGAAGAACCATTGTCTGGCCCAGGGGATTGGAGATGTATCGTGGAGCACGTTCTTTACGATGCTGGATTACAAATGTCGAAAGTATGGGAAGACGCTCCTGAAGATCGGGCGGTTCGATCCGTCCTCAAAGATATGTAATAATTGTGGATATCTCGAGCGGGATCTTGCCCTCTCTGAGAGGGAATGGGTCTGCCCGGTCTGTGATACTCATCACGACCGCGATATCAATGCGGCGATCAATATCAAGAAGTTCGCCCTGCAAGAACAGAATCTTGTCGGGGTATCAGGTGCGGGACGCACCGTTGAGCCTGTGGACTCGCTCCCGGTGGGGAGGAGGATGAAGCAGGAAGCCACGCCCGAGAGGCGCGTGGTAGTTCACTAG
- a CDS encoding DUF2124 family protein: MELKEQLSGVPGMLRPFKGFLRDSGLNEGDQVVYYGCPGTCTPFIELLGFAVRDLPIEQVYVPYVNEAAAKVIRPVEGVGMQVSAESAVKVDPKVIVLMGGLSMPGVPVTKEAVRGAVATHPGAMIVGVCFMQMFEKMGWVEMFDFDLLIDASINPVRVWQ; this comes from the coding sequence ATGGAACTGAAAGAACAACTCTCAGGCGTCCCGGGAATGCTCCGGCCGTTCAAAGGATTCCTTCGCGATTCTGGGCTAAATGAGGGCGACCAGGTTGTCTACTACGGCTGCCCCGGCACCTGCACACCCTTCATCGAACTCCTGGGGTTTGCCGTCCGCGACCTCCCTATCGAACAGGTTTATGTGCCCTACGTCAACGAGGCAGCGGCAAAGGTCATCCGGCCGGTCGAGGGCGTCGGTATGCAGGTCTCCGCCGAATCGGCCGTGAAGGTCGACCCGAAGGTGATAGTCCTGATGGGTGGACTCTCGATGCCGGGCGTCCCGGTCACAAAAGAAGCGGTGCGCGGGGCCGTCGCCACCCATCCAGGAGCAATGATCGTCGGTGTCTGCTTCATGCAGATGTTTGAGAAGATGGGCTGGGTCGAGATGTTTGACTTTGACCTCCTCATCGATGCCTCGATCAACCCGGTCAGGGTCTGGCAGTGA
- a CDS encoding GTP-binding protein, producing the protein MAEDRLKIVVFGSFNAGKSSFIQALDPRSRHIEASSDEGPTTVALDFGRLKVNGRAVYLFGTPGQERFEFVRQVLSRGMDGAIIMVDATKGVDAMTRDLYLRLKALEVPLAFMANKCDCPDAMPDAICRDLHGEMVFPISALNSEDVHAALETFVETLSRR; encoded by the coding sequence ATGGCAGAAGACAGACTCAAGATTGTCGTGTTTGGATCATTCAATGCAGGCAAATCAAGTTTTATCCAGGCGCTCGACCCCCGCAGCCGTCACATCGAGGCCTCCTCAGACGAAGGCCCGACCACCGTGGCGCTTGATTTCGGCAGACTCAAAGTCAACGGGAGGGCTGTCTACCTCTTCGGGACGCCCGGGCAGGAGCGGTTCGAGTTTGTCCGTCAGGTCCTCTCGCGTGGGATGGACGGCGCTATCATCATGGTGGATGCAACAAAGGGCGTGGATGCCATGACCAGAGATCTTTATCTCCGGTTGAAAGCGCTTGAGGTGCCGCTCGCGTTTATGGCAAACAAGTGCGACTGTCCTGATGCGATGCCCGACGCCATCTGCCGCGATCTCCACGGGGAGATGGTCTTCCCCATCTCTGCCTTAAACAGCGAGGATGTCCATGCGGCACTTGAGACCTTTGTTGAAACCCTCTCCCGGAGGTAG
- a CDS encoding HEAT repeat domain-containing protein — MERSVKRLMEDRDKRREENIEKYIEQLSDESTPYRLRAVEALGTCSDPRVVEPLIAALQDPENEVRWVAAQALGKVRDPRAVEPLLFLLRDGDRWARRGAAWSLGEIGDPRAVEPILPLLADGKKDVRTAAAEALGKLRDSRATAALSAALEDEVEPEVRTAIRRALREIRGEAEP; from the coding sequence ATGGAGCGCTCGGTAAAACGTCTCATGGAGGACAGGGATAAACGTCGCGAGGAGAACATCGAGAAGTACATTGAGCAGCTCTCTGACGAGAGCACCCCCTACCGGCTGCGGGCGGTTGAGGCGCTCGGGACGTGCAGCGATCCGCGGGTGGTCGAACCGCTGATTGCCGCCTTGCAGGATCCCGAGAACGAGGTTCGGTGGGTCGCGGCGCAGGCTCTCGGGAAAGTCCGCGACCCCCGGGCGGTCGAACCGCTTCTCTTTCTCCTGAGAGATGGGGATCGCTGGGCACGGCGCGGTGCTGCCTGGTCGCTTGGAGAGATCGGCGACCCCCGGGCAGTCGAACCAATCCTCCCGCTGCTTGCGGATGGAAAGAAGGATGTCAGGACTGCCGCCGCGGAGGCGCTCGGGAAACTCCGCGACTCGCGGGCGACTGCTGCCCTCTCCGCCGCCCTCGAGGACGAGGTGGAGCCTGAAGTAAGGACGGCGATCCGCCGCGCCCTTCGTGAGATCAGAGGCGAAGCGGAGCCCTGA
- a CDS encoding protease inhibitor I42 family protein, producing the protein MHVAADRGGDTDCGTHTGCGDTPAAENYISNETQPVGSRITITLDENPTTGYRWNVTSSAGLQYVNETFIAPETEVVGAGGVHQWQYVAAEPGSVEFTAIYRRPWEEATGNETTFSMDFIIR; encoded by the coding sequence ATGCACGTCGCAGCCGACAGGGGAGGGGACACCGACTGCGGCACCCACACCGGGTGCGGCGACACGCCCGCAGCGGAGAACTACATCTCCAATGAGACGCAACCGGTGGGGAGCAGGATCACCATCACCCTTGATGAGAACCCGACGACCGGCTACAGGTGGAACGTCACCTCATCTGCCGGCCTTCAGTACGTGAACGAGACCTTCATCGCACCTGAGACAGAGGTCGTGGGCGCCGGTGGTGTGCACCAGTGGCAGTATGTCGCAGCAGAGCCCGGTTCCGTCGAGTTTACCGCGATATACAGGCGCCCCTGGGAAGAAGCAACCGGAAACGAGACCACCTTCTCGATGGATTTCATCATCAGATAA
- the ppcA gene encoding phosphoenolpyruvate carboxylase, which produces MLRIPQCMSTQHPDNVNLPFFAESPELGGDDEVQEAYYAYSHLGCSEQMWDCEGKEVDNFVVRKLLSRYETFFREKRLGRDVFLTMRVPNPEVESAEAKILLETLESIPRSFDTACLFYGEECSPIFEVILPMTTSHLAIDNIYRYYRDVVVGKQERRLREGGPTIADWIGRFRPDRINVIPLFEDMASMLDAHNVVRRYLQDKDIADQRVFLARSDPAMNYGLISAVLLNKIALQNLQEASEEAGAGIHPIIGVGSAPFRGGLTPLTVDRVAAEYPSVRTFTVQSAFKYDYQLEDVQNAIRVLEERQPTKPTKIEEDAALDIIWRYTRAYERWLGPFAPLINRVARYVPERRKRKLHIGLFGYARNTGGITLPRAIKFTAAFYSIGLPPEILGLNVLDDADIEFIRKVYINFDEDLRAACRFLNTETGFVPPDLAATVTDLVDVVPDEEHARLTTAISRALRENETGGLTPLILEAANRRRFLG; this is translated from the coding sequence ATGTTACGGATCCCGCAGTGCATGAGCACACAGCACCCTGACAACGTTAACCTGCCTTTTTTTGCCGAGAGTCCCGAACTTGGCGGGGACGATGAGGTGCAGGAGGCGTACTACGCCTACTCCCACCTCGGCTGCAGCGAACAGATGTGGGACTGCGAGGGAAAAGAGGTTGACAACTTTGTGGTCAGGAAACTCCTGAGCCGCTACGAGACTTTCTTCCGGGAGAAACGGCTTGGACGGGATGTCTTCCTCACAATGCGCGTTCCAAATCCGGAGGTCGAGAGCGCCGAGGCAAAGATCCTGCTTGAAACACTCGAGAGCATCCCGCGGTCATTTGATACGGCATGCCTCTTTTACGGGGAAGAATGCTCCCCGATATTTGAGGTTATCCTGCCGATGACCACCTCTCATCTTGCCATCGACAACATCTACCGATACTATAGAGACGTCGTCGTCGGAAAACAGGAGAGACGCCTCCGGGAGGGTGGGCCAACCATCGCTGACTGGATCGGAAGATTCCGACCGGATCGAATCAACGTCATACCACTCTTTGAGGATATGGCCAGTATGCTTGATGCCCACAACGTGGTCAGGCGCTACCTCCAGGACAAGGATATCGCTGACCAGCGTGTCTTCCTTGCCCGGTCAGACCCGGCAATGAACTATGGGCTCATCAGCGCCGTCCTCCTCAACAAGATCGCTCTCCAGAATCTCCAGGAGGCCTCAGAAGAGGCCGGAGCAGGAATTCATCCGATCATAGGTGTCGGTTCGGCACCTTTTAGAGGAGGGCTCACGCCGCTGACGGTCGATCGGGTCGCTGCCGAGTATCCCAGCGTCCGGACGTTTACCGTTCAGTCGGCGTTCAAGTATGACTACCAGCTTGAAGATGTCCAGAACGCTATCCGGGTGCTGGAAGAACGCCAGCCCACAAAACCCACGAAGATCGAAGAAGATGCGGCACTTGATATCATCTGGAGGTATACGCGGGCATATGAGCGCTGGCTTGGACCGTTTGCCCCTCTGATAAATCGGGTTGCCCGATATGTTCCGGAGAGACGGAAACGGAAACTCCATATCGGTCTCTTCGGGTATGCGCGAAACACAGGCGGGATCACCCTGCCACGGGCAATCAAGTTCACCGCCGCTTTCTACTCGATCGGCCTTCCTCCAGAGATACTGGGCCTGAATGTGCTGGATGATGCGGATATCGAGTTTATACGGAAAGTCTATATCAACTTTGATGAGGATCTTAGAGCCGCCTGCCGGTTCCTCAACACAGAGACCGGTTTTGTTCCACCGGACCTTGCAGCCACGGTGACTGATCTGGTGGACGTCGTCCCGGACGAGGAGCATGCCCGCCTCACCACCGCCATCTCGCGGGCGCTGCGCGAGAACGAGACCGGTGGGTTGACCCCGCTTATCCTGGAGGCTGCAAACCGACGGAGATTCCTGGGGTGA
- a CDS encoding elongation factor EF-2 produces MTRRKKMVERVTELMDKPEQIRNIGIVAHIDHGKTTLSDNLLAGAGMISEELAGRQLFMDSDEEEQARGITIDASNVSMVHEYDGKEYLINMIDTPGHVDFGGDVTRAMRAVDGAVVVVDAVEGTMPQTETVLRQALKEGVRPVLFINKVDRLINELKVDEQEMQIRLARVIDKVNKLIKGMNEKMYNEGWKLDAAKGTVAFGSALYKWAVSIPFMKKSGVSFKEVYEKCNSGDMKWLGKNSPLHAVLLDMVVKHLPNPIEAQHRRIPIIWHGDYSTPEGKAMINCDPNGPVCLMVTDISFDPHAGEVATGRLFAGTLRRGTECYIMGTAKRVNRLAQVGIFMGAERIEVEALPAGNIAAVTGLKDAIVGSTVTTLLDMTPFESLKHYSEPVMTVAVEAKNMKDLPKLVEVLRQVAKEDPTVQVSINEETGEHLISGMGELHLEIITGRIRRDKGVDIITSPPIVVYRETITGRAGPVEGKSPNRHNRFYIELEPMDPAIVKLIHDGEVSINQQALERRDILVAAGMDKEEAKNVRAIEGTNMFIDMTKGIQYLNETMELILEGWREALRGGPLADEQVQNLKVRLVDVKLHEDAIHRGPAQVIPAVRSAVKAGMLMAGDSLLEPIQKIQITVPADLMGAATSQIQGRRGQIFDMQSEGDTVTVIGKAPVAELFGFAGDIRSATEGRAMWSTEFAGFELVPAGLVEEVVRSIRRRKGLKEQIPRPEDYLS; encoded by the coding sequence ATGACCCGACGAAAGAAGATGGTAGAGCGGGTGACGGAACTGATGGACAAACCGGAGCAGATCCGGAACATCGGCATCGTCGCCCACATTGATCACGGAAAGACAACCCTCTCAGACAACCTGCTTGCCGGCGCGGGCATGATCAGCGAGGAGCTTGCCGGCCGGCAACTCTTTATGGACTCAGATGAGGAAGAACAGGCGCGCGGCATAACCATCGACGCAAGCAACGTCTCGATGGTCCACGAATACGACGGAAAGGAGTACCTGATCAACATGATCGATACCCCGGGCCACGTGGACTTTGGCGGTGACGTGACTCGCGCCATGCGTGCGGTGGATGGTGCTGTAGTCGTCGTGGACGCGGTAGAGGGCACCATGCCCCAGACGGAGACTGTGCTTCGTCAGGCGCTGAAAGAGGGTGTCCGCCCGGTTCTCTTTATCAACAAGGTCGACCGGCTGATCAACGAGCTGAAGGTGGACGAGCAGGAGATGCAGATCCGCCTTGCAAGGGTGATCGACAAGGTCAACAAGCTGATCAAGGGTATGAACGAGAAGATGTACAACGAAGGCTGGAAACTGGATGCCGCAAAAGGCACCGTAGCCTTCGGGTCCGCCCTCTATAAATGGGCCGTCTCCATCCCGTTCATGAAAAAGAGCGGGGTCTCATTCAAAGAGGTCTATGAGAAGTGCAACTCCGGCGACATGAAGTGGCTGGGGAAGAACAGCCCCCTGCACGCCGTCCTTCTCGACATGGTGGTCAAGCATCTCCCAAACCCCATCGAGGCCCAGCACCGGCGTATACCCATCATCTGGCACGGCGATTATAGCACCCCCGAAGGGAAGGCGATGATCAACTGCGACCCGAACGGTCCAGTATGCCTTATGGTCACAGATATCTCGTTTGACCCACACGCGGGCGAGGTTGCCACCGGTCGCCTCTTCGCAGGAACGCTCCGCAGGGGCACCGAGTGCTACATCATGGGGACGGCGAAACGGGTAAACCGTCTCGCCCAGGTCGGCATCTTCATGGGTGCCGAGCGGATCGAGGTGGAAGCGCTCCCGGCAGGCAATATCGCCGCCGTGACGGGCTTAAAAGATGCCATCGTCGGTTCGACCGTCACGACACTCCTTGATATGACCCCGTTCGAGTCGCTTAAACACTACTCCGAACCTGTCATGACCGTCGCTGTCGAGGCAAAGAACATGAAGGACCTCCCGAAACTGGTTGAGGTTCTCCGCCAGGTGGCCAAGGAAGATCCGACTGTACAGGTCTCGATCAACGAAGAGACCGGGGAGCACCTGATAAGCGGCATGGGGGAGCTTCACCTGGAGATCATCACCGGGCGTATCAGGCGCGACAAGGGCGTCGATATCATCACATCTCCGCCGATCGTTGTATACCGCGAGACGATCACGGGTCGGGCTGGCCCGGTTGAGGGGAAGTCGCCTAACCGCCACAACCGGTTCTACATCGAGCTCGAACCGATGGACCCGGCGATCGTGAAGTTGATCCATGATGGCGAGGTCTCGATAAACCAGCAGGCGCTTGAGCGACGTGACATCCTGGTCGCCGCAGGGATGGATAAAGAGGAGGCCAAGAACGTCAGGGCGATCGAGGGCACCAACATGTTCATCGACATGACAAAGGGTATCCAGTACCTCAACGAGACCATGGAGTTGATCCTGGAAGGATGGCGCGAAGCGCTCCGCGGTGGCCCGCTCGCTGATGAGCAGGTCCAGAACCTGAAGGTCAGGCTGGTAGATGTGAAACTCCACGAAGACGCCATCCACCGCGGCCCCGCCCAGGTCATCCCGGCGGTCAGGAGCGCTGTCAAGGCAGGCATGCTGATGGCCGGCGACTCGCTCCTCGAACCTATCCAGAAGATCCAGATCACCGTCCCGGCCGATCTGATGGGTGCGGCAACCTCGCAGATCCAGGGCCGTCGCGGCCAGATCTTTGATATGCAGAGCGAAGGCGACACTGTGACGGTCATCGGCAAGGCACCGGTCGCCGAACTCTTCGGGTTTGCCGGGGATATCAGGTCGGCAACAGAAGGGCGTGCGATGTGGAGCACCGAGTTCGCCGGGTTCGAACTGGTTCCGGCAGGCCTGGTGGAAGAAGTGGTCAGGAGCATCCGCCGCCGCAAGGGCCTGAAGGAGCAGATCCCGCGGCCGGAAGACTACCTGTCGTAA
- a CDS encoding 30S ribosomal protein S7, producing the protein MTEAETEANAQQLLFNRWDMSEVEIRDPSLARYVNLHTMIVPHTCGKLAGQQFNKSNMLIVERLINKLMQTEHNTGKKELAIRIVRDAFEIVYQKTRKNPVQVLVDAVANTGPREETVRLKYGGINVPKSVDTAPQRRVDTALRFITDGVYQASHKKKKSVSEALAEELIAAANGDTRSYAVSKKEERERIAKAAR; encoded by the coding sequence ATGACTGAAGCAGAGACGGAAGCAAACGCCCAGCAGTTATTATTCAACCGCTGGGACATGAGCGAGGTTGAGATCCGGGATCCAAGCCTTGCCCGCTACGTGAACCTGCACACAATGATCGTGCCGCATACATGCGGCAAGCTCGCCGGCCAGCAGTTCAACAAGAGCAACATGCTGATCGTGGAGCGCCTGATCAACAAGCTGATGCAGACCGAACACAACACCGGCAAGAAGGAGCTTGCCATCCGCATCGTCCGTGATGCCTTCGAGATCGTCTACCAGAAGACAAGAAAGAACCCGGTACAGGTCCTGGTTGACGCTGTCGCGAATACCGGCCCCCGTGAGGAGACGGTCAGGCTGAAGTACGGTGGCATCAACGTCCCGAAATCGGTCGACACCGCACCCCAGCGCCGCGTCGATACCGCGTTGCGGTTCATAACAGATGGCGTATACCAGGCAAGCCACAAGAAGAAGAAGAGTGTGAGCGAGGCGCTTGCCGAGGAACTTATCGCGGCCGCGAACGGCGACACCCGTTCGTACGCCGTCTCGAAGAAAGAAGAGCGCGAACGTATTGCAAAGGCAGCCCGCTAA
- a CDS encoding 30S ribosomal protein S12: MGNGKFAARKLKRDSKKKRWHDPVYARRQLGLDVKSDPLEGAPQARGIVLEKVGVEAKQPNSAIRKCVRVQLIKNGRQVTAFAVGDGAINYIDEHDEVEIEGIGGRLGRSMGDIPGVRYVVTKVNNVSLREMVIGRKEKPRR, encoded by the coding sequence ATGGGAAACGGTAAATTTGCAGCCCGAAAACTGAAGCGCGATTCAAAGAAGAAGCGGTGGCATGACCCTGTCTACGCGCGGCGCCAGCTCGGACTTGATGTGAAGTCCGACCCCCTGGAGGGAGCGCCGCAGGCCCGCGGGATCGTTCTCGAAAAGGTGGGTGTCGAGGCGAAGCAGCCGAACTCGGCCATCCGGAAGTGCGTCCGCGTGCAGTTGATCAAGAACGGTCGTCAGGTGACTGCGTTTGCCGTCGGTGATGGCGCCATCAACTATATCGACGAGCATGATGAGGTCGAGATCGAAGGCATCGGCGGCAGACTGGGGAGGTCGATGGGTGATATCCCCGGTGTCCGCTACGTTGTGACCAAGGTTAACAACGTCAGCCTGCGTGAGATGGTCATCGGGCGCAAGGAGAAGCCGCGGAGGTAA
- a CDS encoding 6-pyruvoyl trahydropterin synthase family protein yields MRARIYKEVFFEATHRLIHYRGKCFRLHGHQWRVEVWIEGTADERTGIVLDYNCIKEVVGRFDHQVILNEDDPMAACIETFHPVITTRGDPTSETLADLIADMIDAEAARQESDARVAKIRVWESTSCYAERTYDRQ; encoded by the coding sequence ATGAGAGCCCGGATATATAAAGAGGTCTTTTTCGAGGCGACCCACCGCCTGATCCACTACCGGGGAAAGTGTTTTCGATTGCATGGTCACCAGTGGCGGGTTGAGGTATGGATCGAAGGTACGGCCGATGAGCGCACGGGAATAGTCCTTGACTACAACTGCATCAAAGAGGTCGTGGGAAGGTTCGATCACCAGGTGATCCTGAACGAGGACGATCCCATGGCGGCGTGCATCGAGACGTTTCATCCGGTCATCACCACCCGCGGCGACCCGACAAGCGAGACCCTTGCCGATCTGATCGCGGATATGATCGATGCCGAGGCTGCACGGCAGGAAAGCGACGCCCGTGTTGCAAAGATCCGGGTCTGGGAGTCCACATCCTGTTACGCAGAGCGCACCTATGATCGTCAGTGA
- a CDS encoding 7-carboxy-7-deazaguanine synthase QueE, whose amino-acid sequence MIVSEIFRSLQGEGKNQGRPCTFVRLAGCNLRCAWCDTPYAWNEGEEMSVGEVLDRVWLLRGAYICITGGEPLLQREDLLELLKKFKLHGYSVEIETNGSLDFREMQPYASICMDVKCPSSGERSDLSLLSAITAHDSVKFVVADMDDLLYARAVMGRYRIGGEVFVSPVKGSDCRAIADYIVSENLPVRFQVQLHKVLGMR is encoded by the coding sequence ATGATCGTCAGTGAGATCTTCCGGAGCCTTCAGGGGGAGGGAAAGAACCAGGGGCGGCCCTGCACCTTTGTCAGGCTGGCAGGCTGCAACCTCCGGTGCGCCTGGTGCGACACCCCCTACGCCTGGAACGAGGGGGAGGAGATGAGCGTTGGGGAGGTTCTCGACCGGGTCTGGCTGCTCCGCGGCGCATACATCTGTATCACCGGCGGGGAACCGCTCCTGCAGCGGGAAGATCTCCTGGAACTTCTGAAAAAGTTCAAACTTCATGGTTATTCAGTCGAGATCGAGACGAACGGCAGTCTGGATTTCCGGGAGATGCAGCCTTACGCCTCCATATGCATGGACGTTAAATGCCCATCATCTGGCGAGAGAAGCGATCTATCACTTCTTTCGGCGATAACCGCGCACGACAGCGTCAAGTTCGTGGTGGCTGATATGGACGACCTCCTCTACGCGAGGGCTGTTATGGGCCGCTACCGGATCGGGGGCGAGGTTTTCGTCTCGCCGGTGAAGGGGTCTGATTGCCGCGCCATTGCAGACTATATAGTGAGTGAGAATCTTCCTGTGAGGTTTCAGGTGCAACTTCACAAAGTCCTGGGGATGAGATAG
- the queC gene encoding 7-cyano-7-deazaguanine synthase QueC, whose protein sequence is MKAVCLLSGGMDSSTLAYVAKDMGYDIIALHFTYGQRTEEKERECALLIARKLEAIEFVEIGLEYFRKIGASSLTDPSIPIEDYAGEKGGVPTTYVPFRNANLLAIATSLAEARRAEAIFIGVQTGDYPGYPDCRPEFIEAFQRVIDLGTAADPRITLMTPFVRMTKADIVRVGLALGVPYELTWSCYRSSDRACGVCSSCHYRREAFRELGLEDPIEYEA, encoded by the coding sequence ATGAAAGCAGTCTGCCTCCTCTCCGGCGGCATGGACTCGAGCACTCTTGCCTACGTTGCAAAGGATATGGGTTACGATATAATCGCGCTCCATTTCACATACGGCCAGCGAACGGAGGAGAAGGAGCGGGAGTGTGCCCTTTTGATCGCGCGTAAGCTTGAGGCCATCGAGTTTGTCGAGATTGGCCTTGAGTACTTCAGGAAGATCGGCGCCTCGAGTCTGACGGATCCATCGATCCCGATCGAGGATTACGCTGGTGAGAAGGGAGGTGTACCTACCACCTATGTCCCGTTCAGGAATGCAAACCTCCTTGCCATTGCGACAAGCCTCGCGGAAGCCCGGCGGGCGGAGGCGATCTTCATCGGCGTCCAGACGGGGGATTACCCGGGGTATCCCGATTGCCGGCCGGAGTTCATCGAGGCGTTCCAGCGGGTGATCGACCTCGGAACGGCGGCTGACCCGCGGATCACCCTGATGACACCGTTTGTCCGGATGACGAAGGCGGATATCGTCAGGGTGGGTCTTGCTCTCGGCGTCCCCTACGAACTTACCTGGTCGTGCTACCGCAGCAGCGACCGGGCTTGCGGGGTATGCTCATCCTGCCACTACCGGAGAGAGGCCTTCCGTGAACTCGGGCTTGAGGATCCAATCGAGTATGAGGCATAA
- a CDS encoding NUDIX hydrolase, with the protein MEIYSGKRLTVEKKVVTLPDGEKKELVIVHPGGAVAILPVEGDACYLIRQYRFAIDDYILEAPAGTIDEGEKPEETAYRELIEETGMKAERFIPKGWIYPSPGYTDERIWLFMAEGLSPSSEYRRDDDEFIEVLRVPLSALSGMIANGTIIDAKTICLVCRCFG; encoded by the coding sequence ATGGAGATCTACAGTGGAAAACGTCTCACCGTTGAGAAAAAAGTGGTCACGCTCCCTGACGGCGAGAAGAAGGAGCTGGTGATAGTCCATCCCGGGGGGGCGGTTGCGATCCTCCCTGTAGAAGGGGACGCCTGCTACCTGATCCGGCAGTACCGGTTTGCGATTGACGACTACATACTGGAAGCCCCGGCAGGCACGATCGATGAGGGCGAGAAGCCAGAGGAGACCGCCTACCGGGAACTGATCGAGGAGACCGGCATGAAGGCGGAGAGGTTTATCCCCAAAGGCTGGATCTACCCATCCCCTGGTTATACTGACGAGCGGATCTGGCTGTTCATGGCGGAGGGTCTATCCCCGAGTTCTGAGTATAGGAGGGATGATGATGAGTTTATCGAGGTTCTTCGCGTCCCGCTTTCCGCCCTTTCCGGAATGATCGCGAATGGAACGATCATCGATGCAAAGACGATCTGCCTTGTCTGCCGGTGTTTCGGCTGA